Proteins co-encoded in one uncultured Bacteroides sp. genomic window:
- a CDS encoding nucleotidyl transferase AbiEii/AbiGii toxin family protein has product MIHTELHKETVSDTLWWVLKQLMEIEMLSSFRLVGGTSLSLQLGHRMSVDIDLFTDAEYGSINFDQIDIELQRKFPFIEMQYEGNNGFGKSYFIGKSKDDIVKTDLFYTDHFIRRAVVSDSIRMASIEDIVAMKMEIIGQNGRKKDFWDIHELMDVMSFKQMIELHTERYPYTYTPEELKVKLIDFQYADADFDPICLRGQYWELIKEDIEEEVNLI; this is encoded by the coding sequence ATGATTCACACAGAACTACATAAAGAAACTGTGTCTGATACACTTTGGTGGGTGCTAAAGCAATTAATGGAAATTGAAATGCTTTCATCTTTCAGACTAGTTGGAGGAACATCTCTAAGCCTTCAATTAGGGCACCGCATGTCTGTGGATATAGATTTGTTTACTGACGCAGAATATGGAAGTATTAATTTTGACCAGATTGATATAGAATTACAGAGAAAGTTTCCTTTTATTGAAATGCAGTATGAAGGAAACAATGGTTTTGGGAAAAGTTATTTTATTGGTAAAAGTAAAGATGATATTGTAAAGACAGATTTATTCTATACAGATCATTTTATCCGTCGCGCAGTTGTATCCGATTCTATTCGCATGGCCTCTATAGAGGATATTGTTGCAATGAAAATGGAGATTATAGGGCAGAATGGCAGAAAAAAGGATTTTTGGGACATCCATGAACTTATGGATGTTATGTCATTCAAACAGATGATTGAGCTCCATACAGAACGTTATCCATACACTTATACTCCTGAAGAACTTAAAGTTAAATTAATAGATTTTCAATATGCAGATGCAGATTTTGACCCCATCTGCTTAAGAGGACAATACTGGGAGCTTATAAAAGAAGATATTGAAGAAGAGGTTAATCTAATTTAA
- a CDS encoding polysaccharide biosynthesis protein, producing MSIFAGKTLMITGGTGSFGNAVLNRFLRTDIAEIRIFSRDEKKQDDMRHEYQAKYPDVAHKIKFFIGDVRDLQSCKNAMSGVDYIFHAAALKQVPSCEFFPMEAVKTNVLGTENVLTAAIEAGVGAVICLSTDKAAYPINAMGITKAIEEKIAVAKSRYSGNTKICCTRYGNVMCSRGSVIPLWIEQIRNGHPVTLTESNMTRFIMSLEEAVNLVLFAFEHGDNGDILVQKAPACTIQTQAEAVCELFGGKKEEIKVIGIRHGEKMYETLLTNEECAKAEDMGDFYRVPADNRGLNYDKFFSEGEAERNKLTEFNSDNTRRLNLEETKEKIASLEYIQKELSGMGNFVQ from the coding sequence ATGAGCATTTTCGCAGGTAAAACCTTGATGATTACCGGTGGTACCGGTTCGTTTGGAAACGCCGTTCTCAACCGTTTCCTCCGTACTGACATTGCAGAGATCCGTATTTTCTCTCGTGATGAGAAGAAACAGGACGATATGCGTCACGAATATCAGGCAAAATATCCCGATGTAGCACATAAGATCAAGTTCTTCATCGGTGACGTTCGTGATCTCCAGTCTTGCAAGAACGCAATGTCAGGTGTCGATTACATCTTCCATGCAGCAGCATTGAAGCAGGTACCTTCTTGCGAGTTTTTTCCCATGGAAGCAGTGAAGACAAACGTTCTCGGAACTGAGAATGTGCTGACCGCTGCTATCGAAGCTGGCGTTGGCGCAGTTATCTGTCTGTCAACCGATAAAGCTGCATACCCCATAAATGCTATGGGTATTACCAAGGCCATTGAAGAGAAAATTGCAGTTGCAAAATCCCGCTATTCCGGCAACACCAAAATATGCTGCACCCGCTACGGTAATGTAATGTGCTCTCGTGGTTCAGTCATTCCTTTGTGGATCGAACAGATCCGTAATGGCCACCCCGTCACCCTGACCGAATCCAACATGACCCGTTTCATCATGTCTCTTGAGGAGGCAGTGAACCTCGTCCTCTTTGCCTTTGAACATGGAGACAACGGCGATATCCTCGTTCAGAAGGCACCGGCTTGTACCATTCAGACTCAGGCAGAGGCAGTTTGCGAGCTCTTCGGTGGTAAGAAAGAAGAGATCAAGGTCATCGGTATCCGTCACGGTGAGAAGATGTACGAAACCCTGCTCACTAATGAAGAGTGTGCCAAGGCAGAGGATATGGGCGACTTCTATCGTGTTCCTGCCGACAACCGTGGTCTGAACTACGATAAGTTTTTCTCAGAGGGCGAAGCCGAGCGTAACAAGCTCACCGAATTCAATTCCGACAATACCCGTCGTCTCAACCTTGAAGAGACCAAAGAGAAGATTGCATCTCTGGAATACATCCAGAAGGAACTCTCCGGTATGGGTAACTTCGTTCAGTAA
- a CDS encoding UDP-N-acetyl glucosamine 2-epimerase, which translates to MEQKLPKFDYSDVHFQENGKLRLIIIVGTRPEIIRLAAVINKCRQYFDVVLAHTGQNYDYNLNGIFFRDLKLAEPEVYMDAVGDDLGATCGNIINCSYKLFVQTEPDAVLVLGDTNSCLSVIGAKRLHIPIFHMEAGNRCKDECLPEETNRRIVDIISDVNMAYSEHARRYLADCGLPKERTYVTGSPMAEVLHNNLAEIEASDVHQRLGLEKGKYILLSAHREENIDTEKNFLSLFNAINAMAEKYDMPILYSCHPRSRNRLAASGFQLDKRVIQQEPLGFHDYNCLQMNAFAVVSDSGTLPEESSFFNSVGHPFPAICIRTSTERPEALDKADFIIAGIDEKSLLQAVDTAVELCKDGQHGIPVPDYVDENVSTKVVKIIQSYVGIVNKLVWRKF; encoded by the coding sequence ATGGAACAGAAACTTCCAAAATTCGATTATAGCGACGTACATTTCCAGGAGAATGGTAAGCTCAGGCTCATTATCATTGTGGGTACTCGCCCCGAGATTATCCGTCTAGCTGCCGTTATCAACAAGTGTCGTCAGTACTTCGACGTGGTTCTTGCCCATACCGGTCAGAACTACGACTATAACCTCAATGGCATCTTCTTCCGCGACCTCAAGCTCGCAGAACCGGAGGTGTACATGGATGCAGTAGGCGACGACCTGGGTGCCACCTGCGGTAACATCATCAACTGCAGCTACAAGCTCTTTGTACAGACCGAGCCCGATGCTGTGCTCGTTTTGGGTGATACCAATTCCTGTCTGTCAGTTATCGGAGCAAAGCGTCTTCATATTCCTATTTTCCACATGGAGGCCGGGAATCGTTGCAAGGACGAATGCCTGCCCGAGGAGACCAATCGTCGTATCGTAGATATTATCAGCGATGTGAATATGGCCTACTCAGAGCATGCCCGTCGCTACCTCGCCGATTGCGGACTTCCCAAGGAACGCACCTACGTTACCGGTTCACCGATGGCCGAGGTACTTCACAATAACCTTGCAGAGATTGAGGCAAGCGATGTACACCAACGCTTGGGACTTGAAAAGGGCAAGTACATTCTCCTCAGTGCCCATCGTGAGGAGAACATTGATACAGAAAAGAACTTCCTCTCTTTGTTCAATGCTATCAATGCTATGGCAGAGAAGTACGATATGCCCATCCTTTACAGCTGTCACCCACGCTCACGCAACCGCCTGGCAGCAAGCGGATTCCAGTTGGATAAGAGAGTGATCCAGCAGGAGCCTCTTGGTTTTCATGATTACAACTGCCTTCAGATGAACGCCTTTGCAGTGGTTTCCGATTCCGGTACACTTCCAGAGGAATCTTCATTCTTTAACAGCGTAGGACATCCTTTCCCTGCCATCTGTATCCGCACCTCTACCGAGCGTCCGGAGGCTCTCGATAAAGCCGACTTTATTATTGCCGGTATTGATGAAAAGTCATTGCTTCAGGCGGTTGATACGGCCGTAGAGCTTTGCAAGGACGGCCAGCATGGTATTCCTGTTCCTGACTATGTGGACGAGAATGTTTCTACTAAGGTAGTGAAGATTATTCAGAGCTATGTGGGTATTGTGAATAAGTTGGTTTGGAGGAAATTCTAA
- a CDS encoding NAD-dependent epimerase/dehydratase family protein, with protein MKVLVTGAKGFVGKNLCAQLNNIKEGKAKCYGDLQIDEVFEYDLDSTPEELEKFCKETDFVFNLAGVNRPQNQEDFMKGNFGFASTLLDTLKKYKNNSPVMISSSIQATLAGRFGTSEYGKSKKEGEELMFEYGKEIGAPVFVYRFPNLFGKWCRPNYNSAVATFCNNIANDLPIQVNDRSVEMELLYVDDLVDEMIGALKGESHRCEFDGIETVPTTGGRYCYVPTTHTTTLGEIVDLIHSFAEQPKTLMIPEIPANSFAKKLYSTYLSYLPKDKVAYYLKMNVDQRGSFTELVHTLNCGQVSINISKPGITKGQHWHHTKWELFIVVAGHGLIQLRKEGDPEAEVLNYEVSGDRIQAVHMLPGYTHNIINLSDTQDLVTVMYCNEIFDPNKPDTYFDPVEK; from the coding sequence ATGAAAGTACTGGTAACCGGTGCGAAAGGTTTTGTTGGCAAAAACCTTTGTGCACAGCTTAACAACATAAAGGAAGGTAAAGCCAAATGCTATGGCGACCTTCAGATTGATGAAGTTTTCGAATATGACCTTGATTCTACTCCCGAAGAACTTGAGAAGTTCTGCAAAGAGACCGATTTCGTCTTCAACCTTGCAGGTGTCAACCGTCCACAGAATCAGGAAGACTTCATGAAGGGCAACTTCGGCTTTGCCAGCACATTGTTGGATACCCTGAAGAAATACAAGAATAACTCTCCTGTGATGATCAGTTCAAGTATTCAAGCCACCCTTGCAGGCCGTTTCGGCACTTCCGAGTACGGTAAGAGCAAGAAGGAAGGCGAAGAACTCATGTTCGAGTACGGGAAAGAGATCGGTGCACCCGTGTTCGTTTACCGTTTCCCCAACCTCTTTGGTAAGTGGTGCCGCCCCAACTACAACTCTGCTGTTGCCACCTTCTGCAATAACATTGCCAACGATCTCCCCATTCAAGTCAACGATCGCAGCGTAGAAATGGAACTCCTCTATGTCGATGATCTTGTTGACGAAATGATTGGAGCGTTGAAGGGCGAGAGTCACAGGTGTGAGTTTGATGGCATAGAAACCGTACCGACCACAGGAGGACGTTATTGTTACGTGCCTACCACCCACACGACTACCCTCGGTGAAATCGTCGACCTCATCCACTCTTTTGCAGAGCAGCCAAAGACATTGATGATCCCCGAGATACCTGCCAATAGTTTTGCCAAAAAGCTCTATAGCACCTACCTCAGCTATCTACCCAAGGATAAAGTAGCTTACTACCTCAAGATGAATGTCGACCAGAGAGGCAGTTTCACAGAGCTCGTTCACACCCTCAACTGCGGTCAGGTGAGCATTAACATCTCCAAACCAGGAATCACCAAGGGACAACACTGGCACCACACCAAGTGGGAACTCTTCATCGTCGTTGCCGGTCACGGACTCATCCAGCTCCGCAAAGAAGGAGATCCAGAGGCAGAGGTACTGAACTATGAAGTAAGTGGCGACCGCATTCAGGCTGTTCACATGCTCCCTGGCTACACTCACAATATCATCAACCTCTCCGATACACAGGATTTGGTAACGGTGATGTACTGCAACGAAATTTTCGATCCCAATAAGCCAGACACCTATTTCGACCCGGTAGAGAAATAA
- a CDS encoding glycosyltransferase yields MIAPKIKIVLINHSFQKEYYYRRWQLFAKSHPNVEVFLLTPTKNDWYATKEYTFSGAETVYGKVIDDDNFHIKLFRLNIFGWSWFSTDYRKLFKEIQPDIIYHIGTHRMLSLTQVAFVAKCVCPKAKLALFSMRGPASNLTLDKSKCSPKEWIVRRLRYAQMKLTWMYVCKNFKSIFCHYPDAVDCFRQEGFKGDLYMQTQVGVNIEWFHEDAEARKEIRAKYNISDNTYVFGSASRFTKDKGIDVILRALPQDGDWMYFMIGTGSEDDLERLRSIIRERHLEDKVIETGFVDWFEMAKYWNAVDCAIHVPLTTSFWVETFSLAVVQPMITKKPIIGDDSGSVPYQIGFPNMIVPENDVEALADKINCVLANKEEASRIGLDMYERTYKSFTVQHLNDMFYDTLLDILSGTYNEDKFDMTKYTPKNNEG; encoded by the coding sequence GTGATAGCTCCCAAAATCAAAATTGTATTAATTAATCATTCTTTTCAAAAAGAATATTATTATAGACGCTGGCAGCTATTTGCCAAGAGTCACCCAAACGTTGAGGTATTTCTTCTAACTCCAACAAAGAACGATTGGTATGCTACTAAGGAATATACCTTTTCAGGTGCAGAAACTGTATATGGCAAAGTGATTGACGATGACAACTTCCATATAAAACTCTTCAGATTAAATATTTTTGGTTGGAGTTGGTTCTCTACTGACTATCGTAAACTTTTCAAGGAAATTCAGCCGGACATTATTTACCACATTGGAACACATAGAATGCTTTCTCTTACTCAGGTTGCATTTGTCGCTAAATGTGTTTGCCCTAAAGCTAAATTGGCCTTGTTTAGTATGAGAGGCCCTGCTAGCAATCTTACCTTGGATAAGTCAAAATGTAGCCCTAAAGAGTGGATTGTTAGACGCCTTCGATATGCGCAGATGAAGCTAACCTGGATGTATGTGTGTAAGAATTTTAAATCAATTTTCTGTCACTATCCTGATGCAGTGGATTGTTTTAGGCAGGAGGGATTTAAGGGCGATCTTTACATGCAGACTCAAGTTGGTGTAAATATAGAATGGTTCCACGAGGATGCAGAAGCTCGCAAGGAGATCCGCGCAAAATACAACATTTCAGACAATACTTATGTATTTGGTAGTGCTTCAAGATTTACTAAAGATAAAGGTATTGATGTGATTCTAAGAGCATTACCTCAGGATGGAGATTGGATGTATTTCATGATAGGTACTGGCTCTGAGGATGATCTTGAGAGGCTTCGGTCCATCATTCGAGAAAGACACCTTGAGGATAAGGTTATTGAAACTGGTTTCGTGGATTGGTTTGAGATGGCTAAATATTGGAATGCTGTTGATTGTGCAATACACGTACCTTTGACAACTAGTTTCTGGGTGGAAACATTCTCGCTTGCTGTTGTTCAGCCTATGATCACCAAAAAACCTATTATTGGTGATGATTCTGGATCAGTTCCATATCAGATTGGTTTCCCCAATATGATAGTCCCCGAGAACGACGTAGAGGCTCTAGCTGATAAGATAAATTGTGTTCTAGCAAATAAAGAGGAAGCATCTCGTATTGGACTAGATATGTATGAACGAACATATAAAAGTTTTACAGTTCAGCATCTTAATGATATGTTCTACGATACATTGCTAGATATTCTCAGCGGTACATATAATGAAGATAAGTTTGATATGACAAAATATACTCCTAAAAATAATGAAGGATAA
- a CDS encoding Abi family protein yields the protein MKTHFNKTCYTPDQLINLLKERGLIIPDEEKASNYLTNIGYFRLSGYFYPLLKFPKENHLYKDNATFNQVMNIYRFDRKFRLLLFNEIEKIEVAIRSCITNFASLKFGDLFWLTDNRYFSDQNKYQNTLVSIDKELQNSKEDFISHFRNTYLEKYPPSWMITEIIPFGSLAHIYLNLKDQTLKKKIAQHFGLQPPVFTSWLIVIGGLRNMCCHHSRMWNRELPISPAEPKNLNYHWINTLKTDKRRMYYRICMIRYFLYTISPHNTFKKKIETLLKTYPGIDIRAMGFPENWQSEPIWKE from the coding sequence ATGAAAACACATTTTAATAAAACTTGTTATACTCCAGACCAACTGATTAATCTTCTCAAAGAAAGAGGTTTGATTATTCCAGATGAAGAAAAGGCAAGTAATTATCTTACTAATATAGGATATTTTCGACTAAGTGGCTACTTTTATCCTCTTTTGAAATTCCCAAAAGAAAACCATCTTTATAAAGACAATGCTACTTTTAATCAAGTTATGAATATTTATCGTTTTGACCGAAAATTTCGATTACTATTATTTAACGAGATCGAAAAAATAGAAGTAGCTATTCGCAGTTGTATAACCAATTTCGCTAGTTTAAAATTTGGAGACCTATTCTGGTTGACTGATAATAGATATTTTAGTGACCAAAATAAATATCAAAACACATTAGTATCAATAGATAAGGAATTACAAAATTCTAAAGAAGATTTCATATCTCATTTTCGGAATACTTATTTAGAAAAATATCCTCCATCATGGATGATAACTGAAATTATTCCTTTTGGAAGTTTAGCTCATATTTATTTGAACTTAAAAGATCAAACTTTAAAGAAAAAGATAGCTCAGCATTTCGGATTACAACCACCTGTTTTTACATCATGGTTAATTGTAATAGGTGGTTTACGTAATATGTGTTGTCATCATTCCCGCATGTGGAATAGAGAATTACCTATTAGTCCGGCTGAACCCAAAAATCTAAATTATCATTGGATAAATACCCTTAAAACAGATAAACGTAGAATGTATTATCGAATTTGTATGATACGTTACTTTCTATACACAATTTCTCCCCACAATACATTCAAAAAAAAGATAGAAACTTTATTGAAGACTTATCCAGGAATAGACATAAGAGCTATGGGATTTCCAGAGAATTGGCAATCTGAACCTATTTGGAAAGAATAG
- a CDS encoding plasmid maintenance system antidote protein: MLPKIEKIKGVHPGAVLRRELKRRGIESKQFALSLGEYPQTINAISKGRRGVNPALSIKLGHALNIDDEYFALLQAYYDIEKERKILLENQIKPNLTKIRKILFWDTDINKIDWQKHKKAIIRRIFERGNDSEIKEIIAFYGDETVIRELKTVPQFLPALSANAEKYLGISLTRTNDSHRTT; encoded by the coding sequence ATGCTTCCTAAAATAGAAAAAATAAAAGGAGTTCATCCAGGAGCAGTTCTTAGGAGAGAATTGAAACGGAGGGGAATAGAAAGCAAACAATTTGCTCTTTCTTTGGGCGAATATCCTCAAACGATTAATGCCATTAGCAAAGGGAGAAGAGGTGTTAATCCAGCATTATCTATTAAACTAGGTCATGCGCTGAATATTGATGATGAATATTTTGCATTACTGCAAGCTTATTATGATATTGAGAAAGAGCGTAAAATACTACTTGAGAACCAAATAAAACCCAATCTGACCAAAATCCGCAAAATTCTGTTTTGGGATACAGACATTAACAAAATTGACTGGCAAAAGCATAAAAAGGCAATAATCAGACGAATTTTTGAACGGGGAAATGACTCCGAAATAAAAGAAATCATTGCATTTTATGGTGATGAGACAGTAATCAGGGAATTAAAAACTGTTCCTCAATTTTTGCCCGCTCTTTCAGCGAATGCTGAAAAGTATTTAGGTATTAGCTTAACCAGGACTAATGATTCACACAGAACTACATAA
- a CDS encoding UpxY family transcription antiterminator: MDIERDTRYWYAVYTAPRAEKKVRERFLESGIEHYLPVQMVTRKWHDRMKKIEQPVLSGYIFVHILPEETQKVLMTYGAIAFVREQSRPAPIPDNQIEQLRKMVEKSTDEVEFDVSALSPGTPVRITHGGLEGLVGELVEIKGKFKVAVRLEGLGCALTTVSASCLEKL, translated from the coding sequence ATGGATATAGAAAGAGATACCCGTTATTGGTATGCGGTTTATACCGCTCCCAGGGCAGAGAAAAAAGTAAGAGAACGCTTCCTGGAGTCTGGTATAGAGCATTATCTTCCTGTTCAGATGGTAACGCGCAAGTGGCACGATCGCATGAAGAAGATTGAGCAACCTGTACTTTCCGGCTATATCTTTGTGCACATCCTTCCGGAAGAAACACAAAAAGTACTCATGACCTACGGCGCCATTGCATTTGTCCGCGAGCAATCCCGTCCTGCACCCATTCCTGATAATCAGATTGAGCAACTCCGCAAGATGGTGGAAAAGTCTACTGACGAGGTAGAGTTCGATGTTTCCGCTCTGTCTCCCGGCACTCCCGTCCGCATTACCCATGGCGGTCTCGAAGGTCTTGTTGGTGAGCTTGTCGAGATCAAAGGCAAGTTTAAGGTTGCCGTTCGTCTCGAAGGGTTGGGGTGTGCGCTCACAACTGTTAGCGCCAGTTGTCTGGAGAAACTTTAA
- a CDS encoding beta-galactosidase family protein produces the protein MKKQLSALLVALILISGAAFAQKTKHSFVIENGNFLYDGKPTQIHSGEMHFARVPAPYWRHRLQMMKAMGLNTVATYVFWNYHETAPGVWDFKTGNRNIREFIKIAGEEGLMVILRPGPYACAEWEFGGYPWWLQKTPGLVIRTDNKQFLDSCKVYINNLADQVRDLQITKGGPVVMVQAENEFGSYVAQRPDIPLETHKKYSAAIRGQLIDAGFDIPMFTSDGSWLFKGGTIEGALPTANGEDNIKNLKKVVDKFNGGKGPYMVAEFYPGWLDHWGEPFQKSAAENVAKQTKKYLDNGVSFNFYMVHGGTNFGFTAGANYSTKKNIQPDITSYDYDAPISEAGWVTPKYTAIRDLMIKSVNYAVPAVPAQIPVIEIPEIKLAKTVNLMDVVSKMEPVENDSVMTFEDLNQGHGYVLYRRHFNQPISGELKIKGIRDYATVYVNGKKVGELNRVFEKDSMNIDVPFNSTLDILIENLGRINYGAQITDNLKGITSKVSINGFDIEGNWEMYKLPMSEMPDLKDCTASYTAGQPVIYEGEFKVTKVGDTFLDMEKWGKGIVFVNGINLGRYWKVGPQQTLYLPGCFLKKGSNKIIVFEQLNDTKQVSLSGVKIPVLDKVVK, from the coding sequence ATGAAAAAACAACTGTCGGCTCTGCTGGTGGCTCTGATACTGATTAGTGGAGCTGCTTTTGCACAAAAAACAAAACACTCATTTGTCATTGAGAACGGAAACTTTCTGTACGACGGCAAACCAACTCAAATTCACTCGGGGGAAATGCACTTTGCACGCGTGCCAGCCCCCTACTGGCGCCATCGCCTGCAAATGATGAAGGCCATGGGACTGAACACCGTGGCTACCTATGTGTTCTGGAACTATCACGAAACGGCTCCGGGGGTGTGGGACTTTAAAACGGGAAACCGCAATATACGTGAGTTTATTAAGATTGCCGGGGAAGAGGGACTGATGGTGATTCTGCGTCCGGGTCCGTATGCTTGTGCCGAATGGGAGTTTGGCGGCTATCCCTGGTGGCTGCAGAAGACTCCGGGACTGGTGATCCGCACGGACAACAAGCAATTTCTGGATTCGTGCAAGGTATATATCAACAACCTGGCTGACCAGGTGCGCGACCTGCAGATTACGAAGGGTGGCCCTGTGGTGATGGTGCAGGCTGAGAATGAATTTGGATCATACGTGGCGCAGCGTCCGGATATTCCGCTGGAGACGCACAAGAAATATAGTGCGGCAATCCGCGGGCAACTGATTGATGCAGGATTTGACATTCCGATGTTTACCTCGGACGGCAGCTGGCTGTTCAAGGGGGGTACCATTGAGGGTGCGCTACCTACTGCCAACGGTGAGGACAACATAAAGAACCTGAAGAAGGTGGTGGATAAGTTTAACGGTGGCAAGGGCCCGTACATGGTGGCGGAGTTCTACCCGGGATGGCTGGACCACTGGGGGGAGCCTTTCCAGAAGAGTGCTGCAGAGAATGTGGCGAAGCAGACCAAAAAGTATCTGGATAACGGAGTGAGCTTTAACTTTTACATGGTGCACGGGGGTACTAACTTTGGCTTTACCGCGGGTGCCAACTACAGCACAAAGAAGAATATCCAGCCTGACATAACAAGTTATGATTATGATGCTCCGATAAGTGAAGCGGGATGGGTGACTCCTAAATATACTGCCATACGCGATCTGATGATAAAGAGTGTGAACTACGCGGTACCTGCTGTTCCTGCACAGATTCCGGTAATTGAGATTCCGGAAATAAAGCTTGCCAAAACGGTGAACCTGATGGACGTGGTAAGCAAGATGGAGCCGGTGGAAAACGACTCGGTGATGACTTTTGAGGATCTGAACCAGGGTCACGGGTATGTGTTGTATCGCCGTCATTTTAACCAGCCTATCAGTGGGGAACTGAAGATTAAGGGTATTCGCGATTATGCTACTGTTTATGTAAACGGCAAGAAGGTGGGCGAACTGAACCGCGTATTCGAAAAGGACAGCATGAATATTGATGTGCCTTTTAACAGTACGCTGGATATATTGATAGAGAACCTGGGACGTATAAACTACGGTGCTCAGATTACCGATAACCTGAAGGGAATCACTTCGAAAGTATCTATCAATGGTTTTGATATTGAAGGTAACTGGGAGATGTACAAGCTGCCAATGAGCGAGATGCCTGACTTAAAGGATTGCACTGCAAGCTACACTGCCGGACAACCTGTAATTTACGAAGGTGAGTTTAAGGTAACCAAGGTGGGTGATACTTTCCTTGACATGGAGAAATGGGGCAAGGGTATTGTCTTTGTGAATGGCATCAACCTGGGTCGTTACTGGAAGGTAGGGCCTCAGCAGACGCTCTACCTTCCGGGTTGCTTCCTGAAGAAGGGCTCTAACAAAATTATTGTTTTTGAACAGTTGAATGACACTAAGCAGGTTTCACTTTCCGGAGTGAAGATTCCGGTTTTGGATAAGGTTGTTAAATAG
- a CDS encoding MFS transporter, whose protein sequence is MSKFDDVNGKMTRYRWVICSLLFFATTINYMDRNVIAFLKEFFCSPVANGGFGWSNSDFSYVTAFFTAAYATLTVFSGVIIDKIGSKLGLALSLIIWSLCGIGNAFVGKTITFHIIIRSMFGLGEAGNFPASIKTVTEWFPKRERSLATGIFNSGSNVGAMISALFVPWCLIYFGDGLGWKMAFILTGGIGFIWLAFWFSLFGSPKKMLDKGTISQGEYDYIHADDTELTPEQIENEKNGVKEKISWGKMLRYPQTWSFFMGKFMTDGVWWFLLFWLPDYLKKQFHMTTQEVMWPTFIVFGIAIIGSVFGGSIPMFFMNKGMNSYKARMTAMFLIALCPVTLLLTQYFGKVEVFGGAAMYLATGIICLAGASHQAWSANLFTTVSDMFPKKAIASVTGIGGLAGGIGGVLIQLLAGFITDLYAATPTVAYGIMFGVCAFAYLIAWVIMKTLVPQYKIITDL, encoded by the coding sequence ATGAGTAAATTTGATGATGTGAACGGGAAAATGACCCGCTACAGGTGGGTGATTTGTTCATTACTATTTTTCGCTACGACCATTAATTACATGGACCGTAACGTAATTGCTTTTTTAAAAGAATTTTTCTGCTCGCCGGTGGCGAACGGAGGTTTTGGCTGGAGTAACTCCGATTTCTCCTACGTAACAGCATTCTTTACTGCTGCTTATGCTACTCTTACTGTTTTCTCCGGGGTAATTATTGATAAGATAGGATCAAAATTAGGTTTGGCTCTTTCATTGATTATCTGGTCTCTTTGTGGTATCGGAAATGCTTTCGTAGGAAAGACCATTACTTTCCATATCATTATCAGAAGTATGTTTGGATTGGGTGAAGCCGGAAACTTCCCTGCATCTATCAAAACAGTAACAGAATGGTTCCCTAAACGTGAACGTTCACTGGCTACCGGTATCTTTAACAGCGGTTCCAATGTGGGTGCAATGATCTCAGCGCTGTTTGTACCCTGGTGTTTAATTTACTTCGGCGATGGATTAGGCTGGAAGATGGCATTTATCCTGACCGGTGGTATCGGTTTCATTTGGTTAGCATTCTGGTTCTCATTATTCGGATCTCCAAAGAAGATGCTTGATAAGGGCACCATCAGTCAGGGTGAATATGACTACATCCATGCTGACGATACTGAGCTTACTCCTGAACAGATTGAAAATGAAAAGAATGGCGTGAAGGAAAAGATTTCATGGGGTAAGATGTTGAGATACCCACAAACATGGTCTTTCTTCATGGGTAAGTTTATGACCGACGGTGTTTGGTGGTTCCTGTTGTTCTGGTTACCTGACTACCTGAAAAAACAGTTCCATATGACTACTCAGGAGGTGATGTGGCCTACATTCATTGTATTTGGTATTGCTATTATAGGTAGTGTATTTGGTGGTAGTATTCCTATGTTCTTTATGAACAAGGGTATGAACTCTTACAAGGCAAGAATGACTGCCATGTTCCTGATTGCTCTTTGCCCTGTTACTTTATTGTTAACTCAATATTTTGGTAAAGTAGAGGTGTTTGGTGGTGCTGCCATGTATCTGGCTACAGGTATTATCTGTCTGGCAGGTGCTTCTCACCAGGCTTGGTCAGCCAACTTGTTTACTACCGTATCTGACATGTTCCCTAAGAAAGCAATTGCTTCTGTAACAGGTATCGGTGGTTTGGCAGGTGGTATTGGTGGCGTATTGATTCAGTTACTAGCCGGATTCATTACTGACTTGTATGCAGCGACTCCTACTGTGGCTTACGGAATTATGTTTGGCGTATGTGCCTTTGCTTATCTGATTGCATGGGTGATTATGAAAACACTTGTTCCTCAATACAAGATTATTACTGATCTATAA